In the genome of Candoia aspera isolate rCanAsp1 chromosome 1, rCanAsp1.hap2, whole genome shotgun sequence, one region contains:
- the KCNK1 gene encoding potassium channel subfamily K member 1, which produces MLPSLAGSSCVRLVERHRSAWCFGLLVLGYLLYLVFGAVVFSSVELPYEDLLRQELRKLKQRFVEEHQCLSEQQLESFLARVLQASNYGVSVLSNASGSWNWDFTSALFFASTVLSTTGYGHTVPLSDGGKAFCIIYSVIGIPFTLLFLTAVVQRIIVYVTRRPVLYFHIHWGFSKQIVAIIHAVTLGFVTVSCFFFIPAIIFSVLEDDWNFLESFYFCFISLSTIGLGDYVPGEGYNQKFRELYKIGITCYLLLGLIAMLVVLETFCELHELKKFRKIFYVKKNKEEDQVHITEHDQLSFSSISDQAASMKEDQKVDEPFVTPQPAVNCDGFVNN; this is translated from the exons ATGCTGCCGTCGCTAGCGGGCAGCTCGTGCGTGCGGCTGGTGGAAAGGCATCGCTCCGCCTGGTGCTTCGGCTTGCTGGTGCTGGGCTACCTGCTGTACCTGGTCTTCGGCGCTGTGGTCTTCTCGTCGGTCGAGCTGCCCTACGAAGACCTGCTGCGCCAAGAGCTGCGCAAACTGAAGCAGCGCTTCGTGGAGGAGCACCAGTGCCTCTCAGAGCAGCAGCTCGAGAGCTTCTTGGCGCGCGTCCTGCAGGCCAGCAACTACGGCGTCTCGGTGCTGAGCAACGCTTCGGGCAGCTGGAACTGGGACTTCACCTCGGCGCTTTTCTTCGCCAGCACGGTGCTCTCTACCACAG GTTATGGTCACACTGTGCCTTTGTCAGATGGAGGAAAGGCCTTCTGCATCATCTATTCAGTCATTGGGATCCCCTTCACTCTGCTTTTCCTGACAGCAGTGGTCCAGCGCATCATAGTCTATGTCACCAGGCGGCCTGTGCTGTACTTCCACATCCACTGGGGTTTTTCAAAGCAAATTGTGGCCATCATCCATGCAGTGACTTTGGGCTTTGTGACCGTCTCATGCTTTTTCTTTATCCCAGCAATAATATTTTCTGTCCTGGAAGATGATTGGAACTTCCTGgaatctttttatttttgcttcatttctctGAGCACCATTGGCCTTGGCGACTACGTTCCAGGAGAAGGTTATAACCAAAAATTCAGAGAGCTGTATAAAATAGGAATTACAT GTTACCTGTTGTTGGGCCTGATTGCAATGCTGGTGGTTCTTGAGACTTTCTGTGAACTTCATGAACTcaaaaaatttagaaaaatattctacgtgaagaaaaacaaggaagaagACCAAGTGCACATTACAGAACATGACCAACTGTCCTTCTCTTCAATTTCAGACCAGGCAGCGTCCATGAAGGAAGACCAGAAAGTAGATGAGCCTTTTGTGACTCCCCAACCTGCAGTTAATTGTGATGGCTTTGTAAACAATTAA